The proteins below come from a single Orcinus orca chromosome 6, mOrcOrc1.1, whole genome shotgun sequence genomic window:
- the SCRG1 gene encoding scrapie-responsive protein 1 isoform X2, with product MKFIVLAVTVGLTLLLGVQAMPANRLSCYRKILKDRNCHNLPEGVADLTKIDVNIQDHFWDGKGCEMICYCNFSELLCCPKDVFFGPKISFVIPCNNH from the exons ATGAAATTTATAGTACTTGCTGTCACCGTTGGACTAACTTTGCTGCTAGGAGTCCAAGCCATGCCTGCAAATCGCCTCTCTTGCTACAGAAAGATACTGAAAGATCGCAACTGTCACAATCTTCCAGAAGGAGTAGCTGACCTGACAAAGATTGATGTAAACATCCAGGATCACTTCTGGGATGGGAAGGGATGTGAGATGATCTGTTACTGCAACTTCAGTGAATTGCTCTGCTGCCCAAA AGATGTCTTCTTTGGACCAAAGATCTCTTTCGTGATTCCTTGCAACAATCACTGA